The genomic segment GGCTGACGATGGTTGCAATGCCATCGGCGTGGCCAGCGACGATATGGCCGCCGAGCTCATCGCCGATCTTCAGCGCGCGCTCGAGGTTGAGCTTCGTCCCGACCTTCCAGTGCTTGGCCGTCGTCAGCGCCAGCGTCTCGGCCGCGGTATCGACCTCGAACCAGGTCCTTTGCTTAGAGTCCCTGCCGTCCGCAACGCCCGAGGCGACCACGGTCAGGCAGACGCCGTTGCAGGCGATCGAGGCGCCGTCCGCAATCGTGCTCTGATCGTAGCGGCAGGCGATGCGGAGCCGGTGCAGCTGGCCCTGCGCCGTTGGCGTGAAGCTGACGATCTCGCCGATATCGGTGACAATGCCGGTGAACATTACGCGCGCTCGTAGATGGTGAGAGTATCCTTGCCGTAGGTCTCGCTAGCATGAACCTTGTAGGCCGGCGACTGCGTGATTTTCGACAGGGGCAATGCATCGAGCGCATCGACGCCGCCGTCGCCGACCGCTTCCGCGCCGCGGAACAGCCAGATCTCGTCGACGAGATCGGCCGCGACGAAGGACGCCGCAACGCGGCTGCCGCCCTCGACCAGCAGCCGCGTGATGCCCTTCTCTCCCAGCGCATGCAGCACGGCCGAAAGATCGAGCCCGGATGCACTCCCCGCAGGCATGCGCATGATTTGCGCACCGGCCGCGCCAAGGCGTGTCGCGGCGGCCGCTTCCGCAAGCTCGGACGCGATCACCCAAAGCGGCGTCTCGCGCGCGGATCGAACCAGCTGGCTCGATGCGGGTATGCGCAGGCTGCGGTCGAGCACCACACGCACCGGCGAGCGCTCCGCCATGCCCGGCAGGCGGCAGTTGAGCTGCGGATCATCCGCCAGCACCGTGCCGATGCCGACCAGGATGGCGTCGCTTTGCGCGCGGAGCAGATGCACGCGATTGCGTGCCGCCTCGCCCGTGATCGCAAGCGGCTTGCCGCCGGCCGCACCGATCTTGCCGTCGGGCGAGACCGCGAGCTTCAGGATCACATGCGGACGCTTTTCCCGGATGCGGCGGAAATGGCCGGCATGGTCGAACGCGGCCTCCGCCGCGCAAAGACCGACATCCACCGTGATGCCGGCAGCGCGTAAGCGCGCATGGCCCTGCCCCGCCACTTCCGGATTGGGGTCCTCGATCGCCGCCACCACCCGCTTGATGCCGGCGGCGACCACCGCATCGGCGCAAGGCGGCGACTTGCCGAAATGCGAGCACGGCTCCAGCGTGACATAGAGCGTGGCGCCCCGCGCAGCCTCGCCGGCGCGCCGCAACGCTTCGGGCTCGCCATGCGGCCGTCCGCCCGGCTGCGTCCAGCCGCGGCCGACGATGACGCCATCCTTGACGATGACGGCGCCCACGGCCGGATTGGGCCAGGTCCGCCCCTGCCCGCGCCTGCCCAGCGCGAGCGCCAGCTCCATGAAACGGCGATCAGCATCCTTGGCCTCGCGGGCCTTCTGCGCGAACTGGTCTTCCAGGATGCGGAAGATCATTTGCGGATCGCGGCGAGCCGCGCTTCCTCCTCACCGGAGAGCTCGCCGAGTACGTCGGCGAAATCCTTGGCCTCGCGGAAATTGCGGTAGACCGAGGCAAAGCGAACATAGGCGACGTCGTCGAGTGTGCGCAGATGCTCCATCACGGTCTCGCCGATCACCTCCGAGGAGATCTCGGCCTCACCTCCGGTCTCAAGCTCGCGCACGATGGTGGAGACCATCTTCTCGACCCGCTCCGGCTCGACCTGCCGCTTGCGAAGTGAGATCTGGACCGAGCGCATCAGCTTGTCGCGGTCGAACGGCACGCGGCGGCCGTTGCGCTTGATCACCGTGAGCTCGCGCAGCTGCACGCGCTCGAAGGTGGTGAAGCGGAAATTGCAGGCGACGCACACGCGCCGCCTGCGGATCGCGGACGAATCCTCGGTCGGACGCGAGTCCTTTACCTGCGTATCGAGACTGTTGCAGTTCGGGCAGCGCATCCGTGTACCTTGAAAGGTTTTCTTGGACCTTACTGATAGATCGGGAACCGGTCGGTGAGCGCCTTGACCCGTTCCTTGATCGCAGCCTCCACCAGCGGCGCCTTGCCGTCGGAGGATTGCGCGATCGCGTTGAGGACCTCGGCGATCATGCCGCCGACCTGCTGGAATTCGGCGACGCCGAACCCGCGGCTGGTCGCAGCCGGCGTGCCAAGCCGAATGCCCGACGTGACGAAGGGCGATTCCGGATCGAACGGAATGCCGTTCTTGTTGCAGGTGATGGCCGCGCGGACCAGCGCCTTCTCCGAGACGTTGCCCTTCAGGCCCTTCGGCCTGAGATCGACCAGCATCAGATGATTGTCGGTGCCGCCGGAGACGATGTCGAGACCATGACCCTTCAGGGTCTCGGCCAAGGCCTTGGCGTTCTCGACGATGTTCTTGGCGTAGACCTTGAAGTCCGGACGCAGCGCCTCGCCGAAGGCGACCGCCTTCGCCGCAATCACGTGCATCAGGGGACCGCCCTGCAGCCCCGGGAAGATCGCCGAGTTGAGCTTCTTGGTCAGCGTCTCGTCATTCCACAGCATGAGGCCGCCGCGCGGACCGCGCAGCGACTTGTGCGTCGTGGTGGTGGTGACATGCGCATACGGCACGGGCGAGGCATGCACGCCGCCGGCGACGAGCCCGGCGAAATGCGCCATGTCGACCAGGAGGTAGGCGCCGACGCTGTCGGCGATCTCGCGGAAGCGCTTGAAATCCCAGGCGCGCGAATAGGCGGAGCCGCCGGCGATGATCAGCTTCGGCTTGACCTGCTCGGCCTGCTTGGCCACTGCGTCCATGTCGATGATCTGGTCCTCGCGGCGCACCGTGTAGTGCGCGGCCTTGAACCATTTGCCGCTCATGTTGACGGGCGAGCCATGGGTGAGATGGCCGCCGGCGGCGAGATCGAGACCCATGAAGGTGTCGCCTGGCTGCAGCAGCGCCAGGAACACCGCCTGGTTCATCTGGCTGCCGGAGTTCGGCTGCACGTTGGCGAAATTGGCGCCGAACAGCTTCTTGGCGCGATCGATCGCAAGGTTCTCGGCGACGTCGACCCACTCACAACCGCCATAGTAGCGCGCGCCTGGATAACCTTCCGCGTATTTGTTGGTCATGACCGAACCCTGCGCTTCCAGCACGGCCCGACTGACGATGTTCTCGGAGGCGATCAACTCGACCTCGTGGCGCTGCCGGCCGAGCTCGCCCTTGATGGCGGCGGCGATTTCCGGATCGGCCTGCTCGAGCGGGGCGGTGAAAAACGAATCGGGCGCGGAGGCGGTTTTTGCGAGGGTCATCTTGCGAATATCTCCACCGCCGCAGCCTTTTGGCGGGCTACGGGCGGGTCTGGTGTGGCGGTCGGAAGCACGCGCGATCTACCACATCGCCCGCAACAGGCCAAGCATTTGCGGGTCGGGCCTGATATTTATGCAAGATATGGTGGGATTGGGGGGGTCAGCCCGGGAGCGGTTTTGCAAGACCCCTGCCCATCAATATTCGGGTGGGGCCGCTTTGGGCCTCATCCTTTGCCAGCTGCCATCGGGCGCAGCCGGCGCCCCTCCTCACAGCCCCGTATACCCCGCTTTCACCGGGTCGACGCTGCCGTCGAGCTGGCGCAGATAGGTCAGGCCGCAGACGGTCAACCTGTGGGTGTCGGTCTCGCCGGCCTCCATCAGGATATTGAGGTAATTCGTGACCTTTTCACGCGCCTCGGCGCTGGCCGCCGCGGTGCGGTTGGCGAGCAGGTCATAGGTCTGCATGATGCGGTCGATGGCGGCTTCCATGGCATCCTCTGGTTCGTCGGGATCTTGGGGGTTTTGATCAGGCAACCGCTCTAGCCTCGGTCTGCGCCTGGAACCGGGCGATGGCCTTGTTGGCCAGCCTGATCTTGTTGAATTCGCCCTGTTGAAGCAGCTTGACGACCAGGCCGAGCAGGCGTTCATCGGTGACGAGAGTGTCCGGGATCGCCCCGGAGCGGCGAAGGTAGTTTGCGGCGATGGCATAGGCCTCGCTGACGAGTTCCACGTTCATCACCTGAAGCCCGCGCTCGACCAGCATCGACGTTTCTCCGATCCGAAGGAGATAAGCGCCGAGCCGGGAACTGGTTCCTGGCAGCCAGGGATTTTTTCGCAGGTGCAAAAACATCAACGCACCGGTCCGGGGGCAACTCCGGACCGGCGCGCTTGGGGAAGTCAGGCACGTTCGGGAGGGCTGCCGGTCTTGTTGCGGGCCGGCTTCGCCCTGATCCCATTAAAACTCAGAGGCGATAGAGGATCTGGTCGGTCCAGAACCGCTCGAGACGGTGCAGCGACTTGTTGAGGGTCGCGAACTCGTCGCCGGAGATGCCGCCGACCTGCTCCACCGTCTTGACGTGCTTCTGGTAGAGCGCGTCGACGATGCGACGGACTTCCTGGCCCTGCGGGGTCAGGCGGATGCGCACCGAGCGGCGATCGACGCGCGAGCGCTGATGATCGAGGAAGCCGAGCTCGACGAGCTTCTTCAGATTGTAGGAGACGTTGGAGCCGAGATAGTAACCGCGCGTGCGCAATTCGCCCGCGGTCAGCTCCTTGTCGCCGATGTTGTAGAGCAAGAGCGCCTGGACCGAGTTGATGTCCGCACGGCCGCGGCGATCGAATTCGTCCTTGATCACGTCGAGGAGCCGGCGATGCAGCCGCTCCACCAGAGTCAAAGCTTCCAGATAGAGCGACTGCACCGAACCCTGCTGGCCGGAGACGCGCTCTGCGGTATCTGCCGCAGTTGCGACGGCTTTCATCATGACACTTCCCCTGTTGTCGTTTTTATCGACACTTATTCGACGAAACTTGTGTCCCGTCTGATAGCTGCAACTTAAGGGGCGCGTTTGAAGATCGGCTTAAATAAGAGAATAAAGAGATCATGAATTTAAGACAGTGAATTGCGCATTAAGCCTGTGCCACAAGCACTTTTCGAAAGCCTCTGTTGACCTTCGCAAGGTCCTGTTCACCCTCCGTCCGCCCCTGTTGTCGCATTCCAGAACAGCCCCGCCCTGTTTCGAAACGCATGCGTAAGAGCTGTGGCGGAACCGGCTGGTCAATGAAAACTTACCGCGAATTTTAGGCAACCAGCGGTCAACCAAACGCGCACAACTCCGCTCGTGTCCCGGACGAGCGAAGCGAAGATCCGGGACCCAAAGCCACAAACGAGATGTCGGAGAGATGGGCCCCGGCTCTGCAACGCATCACGCCGCAAGCGCGGCGCGCTGCGTCCGGGGCACGAGAGCATCTATCCAAGCCGTTGCCGCGCTACGGCGGTCGCTCGCGCGCGGCCATCCAGGCGAGCGCGAGATATGCGGCGAGCATGAAGACCTCGACGCCGACCACGACGAGGCTGCCGCCGTAGATCCCCGGGAACATCAGCTCGATCACGGCCATCGACACCACGGTCGTCAGCCACACCACCGCGCCCCATGGCGTTGCCAGCCAGAGGCCGACGGCGGCGACGAGCTCGATCACGGCGAAGTAGACGGTCGCGGCCTGCCAGGCCATCGACTGGTTCTCGAACGCCTCATCCTCGCCGCCGACGAAGCCCGTGACCTGCGCCCAGTGATAGAGGCCTTTGAGGATCGAGAGCAGCGCCATCACCCGCAGGAAAAGCACCAGCCGGCGGGTCCAGACATTGTCGTCGGACTCCGAGCGCTCCGAGGAGATCGCCTCGACTGAGAGTGCACTCTCTCGGGCAGCGTCCCTGGCATTGACGCCGCCCTGGGCCGTATCGCGGGTGGAGATCTCGGACATGGCCCCTTCTGGCTGCTTCGGCCCGCAAAATCAATCGCCTGCCATCCCTTGCGGCAGGTCAAGCCGCGGTGACGGGAACCGTGCGAGCTGGTATAAGAATAATTCCAGCCGGAGGAAGAGTAATGGCGATCAAATACGGACGTCCGATCGAATTGCGCGACGTTTCGCGCCGGGACAGCACGGCGGTGCCGCATGCCCTCGACCTGACCGTCCGTCCGCGCCGCAACCGCAAGGCCGAGTGGGCCCGGCGAATGGTGCGCGAGAACGTCCTCACCACCGACGATCTGATCTGGCCGCTGTTCCTGATCGACGGCACCAACAAGCGCGAGCAGGTCGCCTCGATGCCCGGCGTCGACCGCCTCAGCGTCGACCAGGCCGTGCGCGAGGCCGAGCGCGCCATGAAGCTGACCATCCCCTGCATCGCGCTGTTTCCCTACACCGATCCCTCCCTGCGCGACGAGGAAGGCTCCGAAGCCACCAACCCGAACAACCTGGTCTGCCAGGCCGTGCGCGCGATCAAGAAGGAGTTTCCGGAGATCGGAATCCTCTGCGACGTCGCGCTCGATCCCTTCACCAGCCACGGCCATGACGGCCTGATCTCCGACGGCAAGATTTTGAACGACGAGACGGTCGCCGTGCTGGTGCGCCAGGCGCTGGTGCAGGCCGAAGCCGGCTGCGACATCATCGCGCCCTCCGACATGATGGACGGCCGCGTCGCCGCGATCCGCGAGGGGCTGGACCGCGCCGGCCTGCTCGACGTGCAGATCATGGCCTATGCGGCCAAATACGCCTCCGCCTTTTATGGCCCGTTCCGCGACGCCATCGGCTCGGCCAAGACGCTCACCGGCGACAAGCGTACCTATCAGATGGACAGCGCCAACACCGATGAAGCGCTGCGCGAGGTCGAGCTCGACATCGCCGAGGGCGCCGACATGGTGATGGTGAAGCCCGGCATGCCTTATCTCGACGTGGTCCGCCGCGTGAAGGACACGTTCGCGATGCCGACCTTCGCCTATCAGGTCTCCGGCGAATACGCGATGATCGCCGCGGCCGCGAACAACGGCTGGCTCGACGGCGACCGCGCCATGATGGAAAGCCTGCTCGCCTTCAAGCGCGCCGGCGCCGACGGCGTGCTGAGCTATTTTGCGCCGAAGGCCGCGGAGAAGCTGCGGGCCCAGGCTTGATCCCACTTGCGGGCGTCCGGGTCCCGGCTCTGCGCGGCGCTTGTCGGGACGCGAGGGCAGAGTTGCCCGCACCTTACCGCTGCAACACTCAACCCGCCGCTTGCGCGTTCGGCTGAGGCCCGCACAACGGACGCAGCGCCTCGCGCTGCTCGCGCGACAGCACGGTGATTGGATAGATCGGCTCGCGCGTCGCCCGCTTGAAGAACGGATGCGGCGATGCCTTCCCCCGCAGCTTCCATGCCAGCACCTTGCCGATGGCGCGCAGGATGAGAGAAAGATTAAGTCCCGTCGCGCCCGCTGGTGGCTCGCCGACCGCGTACTTGCCGAGAATGGCGCCGATCGGCGCTCCCGCGACTTCGTCGACCGCCGGCGTGCCACCCTCGAACGCCTGCGCGATGATGCCGACGAAGGGAATGCTCGGCGAAAGGGTGTTGCCGACCGGTGTGTTGCAGCAGCTTGCATACCATCGATAAAGGCCTTTCGGGGTCAGCCGCACCCCCGCGATCCGGTCCTGCCCCTGCACGAATGTAAGCGTCGATGGCGCGACCTGGACAATGTCGCTGCCGCCTTTCGCATTCAACAGATCGGCGCGACCGAGCTGGTGTGCAAAGGCCTGGCAGTCGTCGCAGTAGCAGACCACGCGATTGACGGTCTGCCGCGACACGCCCGTGACGACGGCGCAGACCCCGCCACAGCGGCAACGCAATTCGATCTGACGATCCATTGAAAATCGTTCCTGTGAGGGATCACCCCGCCCCAGCATGGTGCAAATCACGGACCGCGCAAGCGGCCACGGCCGCCGAATCGCCGGAATATTTTGCGGTGGTACTGGGCCGACAGCCTTGGCGTGCGGCCTGGCTGTTCCCATGTGCTGCGGTGAGATATCCAAAAGCGGAAGGGGAAGCTCGTGTCATATTCTGGTTCGCCAAATGACGGCGGCGCCTGGCGCAATGACGGCGCCATGCAACCGCACGCCTACGACCCCGACCTGCATCCGGACCTGTTCCGGGGCGTCGCGACGCGGCGGGTGTTCGCCTTCCTGATCGACATGGTCGTGATCTCGGTCCCGGTGATCCTCGGCTACATCTTCATCGCCTTGTTCGGCGTGGTCACCCTCGGCATCGGCTGGGCGCTGTTCTGGATCGCCTGGCCGGCCTCCGTGATCTGGGCCATCGTCTATTACGGCGCCAGCATCGGCGGTCCGTCCTCCGCCACGGTCGGCATGCGCCTGATGGACCTGGAGCTGCGCACCTGGTACGGCGCGCCTGGCTATTTCGTGCTCGGCGCCACCCATGCCGTGCTGTTCTGGGTGACGGTCTCGTTCCTGTCGCCATTCGTGGTGCTGGTCGGCCTGTTCAACGGCCGCCGTCGCCTGCTGCACGACTTCGTGCTGGGAACGGTCGTAATCAACAATTCGGTTCGCATACCCGCACCCCAGGCGGCGCGGACGTGGTGAGCTAATCGATTGACCGGGGGCTTCTGGAGCGCGATGCTGATGCCTGTTTTGGAGGCCCACGACGTCCCTTGACCCAGCACTCGCGCGACACCCCCCAGTTTTACCTCACGGCGCCCTCGCCCTGCCCGTATCTGCCGGGCCGGCATGAGCGCAAGGTGTTTACGCACCTCGTGGGGGACCGCGCCGGTGATCTCAACGACCTGCTGACCCATGGCGGCTTCCGCCGCAGCCAGTCGATCGCCTACCGGCCGGCCTGCGACCAGTGCCGGGCCTGCGTCTCGGTCCGGGTCATCGCCAACGAGTTCCGCCCCTCGCGCAACTTCCGCAAGGTGATGGCCCGCAACGCCGACATCATCGGCGAGCAGCGCAGCGCAGTGCCGACCTCCGAGCAATATTCGGTGTTCCGCGCCTATCTCGACGCCCGCCACCGCCACGGGGGCATGGCCGACATGACCGTGCTCGACTACGCCATGATGGTCGAGGACAGCCATGTCGAGACCCGCATCATCGAATACCGCAAGCGCGGTCCCGACAGCGGCATCACCGGCCGCGGCGAGGAGCTGATCGCGGTAGCGCTCACGGACGTCCTCAGCGACGGCCTGTCGATGGTCTATTCGTTCTTCGATCCTGGCCAGGTCAGCCGCTCGATGGGCACCTTCATGATCCTCGACCACATCGCGCGCGCGCGACGTCAGGGCCTGCCTTACGTCTATCTCGGCTACTGGATCGAGGGCTCCAAGAAGATGGACTACAAGGCCCGCTTCCTGCCGCAGCAGCGCCTTGCCCCGTCAGGCTGGCTTCGGGTCGATGCTCAGGGCGATACGGCATCCGAGCCGCAGGACTAAGCTCAGCTAACGCGCACTCGCTCTCCGTCATGCCCCGCGAAGGCGGGGCATCCAGCACGCCGCAGCTTCGCGGTTCTATCGCAGGCCTCACGAAGTACTGGATCGCCCGCCTTCGCGGGCGATGACAGCAACGTGGCGGCGCCACTCAGCCGAACAGCGTATCGGCCAGCAGCTTCACGTTCAAAATCACGATAACGCCGGCGACGATCCAGGCGACCGCGGCGACCGATGTCGGTATCGCAAACTGGCCCATCTTGCGGCGGTCGGAGACGAAGCGGACCAGCGGGATCACCGCAAAAGGCAGCTGCATTGACAGCACGACCTGGCTGAACACCAGCAAATCCGCCGTGCCGCGCTCGCCATAGATCGCCGTGACGATGATCACGGGGACAATGGCAATGCCGCGCGTGAGCAGGCGGCGCGCCCAGCTGGGCAGGCGCAGGTTGAGAAAGCCCTCCATCACGATCTGGCCGGCGAGCGTCGCGGTGACCGTCGAATTGAGGCCCGAGGCGAGCAGCGCCACCGCGAACAGCGTCGAGGCGACGCCGAGCCCGAGCAACGGCGACAACAGCTCGAAGGCCTGTCCGATCTCGGCGACGTCGGAATGACCGCTTTTGTGGAAGGTCGCGGCGGCCACGACGAGGATCGCTGCATTGATGAACAGCGCCAGCATCAGTGCGATGGTCGAGTCCGTCGTCGCCCATTTGATCGCTTCGCGCCGGCCGGTGTCGTTGCGCTCATAGGCGCGCGTCTGCACGATCGAGGAGTGCAGGTAGAGGTTATGCGGCATCACGGTGGCGCCGATGATGCCGATCGCGATGTAGAGCATGTCGGAATTGGTGAAGATCTCGCTCTTCGGCACGAAGCCGCGCAAGACCTCCGCCACCGGCGGAGCGGCCGCCGCGATCTGAACCACGAAGCAGACCGCGATCACCGCCAGCAGCGCGATGACGAAAGCCTCCAGGAAGCGGAAACCACGGTTCATCAGAATCAGAAGCAGGAACGCATCGAGCGCGGCGAGCAATGCGCCGCCGATCAGGGGAATGCCGAATAGAAGTTTCAATGCGATCGCCGTGCCGATCACCTCGGCGAGATCGCAGGCGATGATCGCCGCCTCACAGGCGAGCCAGAGCAGGAAGTTCACCGCCGGCGAATAGGTGGCGCGGCAGGCCTGGGCGAGATCGCGGTCGGTGACAATGCCGAGCCGCGCCGCCAGCGACTGGAGCAGGATCGCCATCAAATTCGAGAGCAGGATGACGGAGAGCAGCGTGTAGCCGAACTTCGACCCGCCGGCGAGGTCGGTCGCCCAATTGCCGGGGTCCATGTAGCCGACCGAGACGAGGTAGCCCGGCCCGACGAAGGCCAGCAGCCGCCGCCACCATCGGCCCGCGGCGGGAATGGCGACCGTGGAATTGACCTCAGCGAGGCTCTTGGTGGTGGGCGCATCAGTGCGCCAGCCGGCGACGTCAGGCGTCATGTGGGGTGATCGGGCATCCATATCGGCAGAATACCCAACTTCGTTCTTATTGCAACTCATTTGCAACTGCATCTAGCGGCAAGTGTTCCCGCCGCGGAGCATGGGGAAATCGCCTCTTGTCGGGAAGCGGGTGGGTTTGGTGGTCGTCGGGGGCCAACATTGGCGCAAATTCGCCCTAGCAGGATATGCGCCATGTCAACGCCGCCTCGCCTCCCTGACACCTTCAACCGCCTTGCCTGGTCCAATCTCGCGGCGCAGTCGGCCGAGCAGATTGCGCTCGCGGCGGCGCCCATCGTGGCCGTGCTGACGCTGGGAGTAGCCGAAGGGCAGACCGGCCTGCTCCAGACCGCGCTCACCCTGCCCTTCGTCCTGTTCGCCATCCCCGCCGGCGTGCTCGCCGACCGCATCTCCCGCCGCAGGCTGATGGCGAGCGCCGAGGCGCTGCGGGCCGTGGCGCTCGCAACCGTCGTACTCCTGCTCGCGCTGGGGGCGCTCAATCTGCCGCTGCTGGCCCTGCTCGGCTTCGCCGCCGTGTGCGGCACCGTCGTCTACAGCGTGGCGGCGCCGGCGCTGGTGCCGTCGCTGGTGAGCTCCGACCTGCTGCCGGCAGCGAATGCGCGCATCGAGCTGGCGCGCACCATCGCCTTCGCCAGCGGCCCCGCACTCGGCGGTGCGCTGGTGGGATGGTGGGGCGCGAGCCCGGCGTTCGGCTTTGCCGCGGCGCTCTCGGCCATTGCCGTCGTGCTGCTGTCCGGCATCTACGAGCCCGCGCGTGCGCCGGCGCCGCGGCGGCATCCGCTCCAGGACGTCCGCGAAGGCGCGGCCTTCGTGTTTCACCATCCGCTGCTGCGACCGGTGTTCATCACCCAGTTCATCTTCAACACCGGCTGGTTCCTGCAGATCGCGGTGTTCGTGCCCTACGCCGTGCGCCATCTCGGCCTGAGCGCTGCTGGTGTCGGCACGGTGCTGACGATGTACGGCGTCGGCATGGTGATCGGCGCGCTCCTTGCCACGCGCGTGATGCAGCGCATCGCCTTTGGCACCGTGGTCGGGCTCGGCCCCGTCACCGGCTTCGTCGCCGCCCTGGTGATGGCATCGACGGTGCTGTTCCCCTCGCCCTGGCTCGCGGGCTTGAGCTTCTTCCTGCTCGGCGTCGGCCCGATCCTGTGGGTGATCTCGACCACGACGCTGCGCCAGTCCGTGACGCCGCCGCGCCTGCTCGGCCGCGTCTCCGCCATCAACATCATGAGCTACGGCGCCCGCCCGCTCGGCTCGGCGCTGGGCGCGATCGTCGGCGGCTTCTGGAGCGCGGAAGCGTGCCTCTATCTCGCCGCCGCCGTGTTCGGCGTGCAGGCGCTGGTGATCCTGCTGTCACCGGCGGTGGGACTGGACCGGCAGCCGGCCATGGTGGGAGATGAAGCGGCGGCGCGGTGTTAGCCACAGCCGTCGTTGCGAAGAGCGTAGCGACGAAGCAATGCAGGGTCCTCCGTCGGACGAATCTGGATTGCTTCGCTGCGCTCGGAATGACGGCGTATGTTGAGACCGCGGAGACTAACCCGCCAGATAGCGCTCGTAACTTCCCCTCACCGGCTCGCTCGCATCGACTTCCGGATCAAGCGTATAGAGATCCTGCGCGCGGCCGATGCCGCGCAGCGCGTAGCGGCCGGTGGAGACGAGGTAGCGGCGACCGGCGGCGTCGAGGCCCTTGTAGAACTCCGACGAAGCCAGCAGCTCGCGATCGACAGAGCGGCTCATCGAAGCGATGCGGCTGACCTCGTTGACGGTCGGGCCGACCACGGTGAAATCAAGCCGGTCCTCGCTGCCGATATTGCCGTAGAAGACCTCGCCGACATGCAGGCCGATATAGGCCGACGTGGTCGGACGGCCCTCCGCTGCCCGCCGCTCGTTCAGCGCGGCGACGTTCTTGCGGAACAGGTGCTCGGCGCGGAGCGCCGCACGCCGCGCATCCGCCATGTCCTCGCCCCAGAACATCGCGAGCACGCCGTCGCCGATCAGCTTCAGCACGTCGCCGCCGGCTTCGTGAATCGGATCGATCACGGCCTGCGCATAGTCGTTGAGGAATGGAATGATCTCGTCGGGCCCGATGCTCTCGCTGATCCCCGTCGAGCCGCGCAAATCCGAATACCACAGCACGGCGTTGATGCGCTCGGTGACGCCGCGCGAGATGCGCCCGCGCAGCACCTGCTCGGAGGCGTCACGGCCGAGATAGACCCGGCCGAGCGTGCGCGCGATGTCGACCTGCTGCGCTGACTTGATCGCAAGCCCCAGCACCGGAACCAGATCGCGCAGCGCTTCCAGCTCCAGTCCGGAGAAACCGCTCTCGCGGCGGGTGGTCCAGCAGGAATAGAGGCAATCCATCAGGCCGAGCGCGCCGTTCTCGCCGAAGCGGTGGACGAAGGCGAGATAGTGCTTGTGGCCCTTCTCGGCGAGCTCGCCGATCTGCGAGAAATCCATCGACGGCGCATCGGCGAGATCGATCACCATCTCGTCGTCGCCATTCTCGAGCATGTGGAAGAACACCGAGCGGCGCCAGCTCTTGGCGGCGTCGCCGTCTGCGGTCGAGCCGTATTCGAAGGCATCGCTCTCGTTGCTGGGACGATCGCTCCAGCGGAAGCCGCGGCCCTCATAGATCGGATGCAGCGTGTCGATGACGACGAGGCCACGCGACAGTTCCAGCCCCTCGGCGCAGCAGCGCTCGCAGAAGCCGCGGAGCAGTTCATTTTCAGGCAGGCCCGTGAGCCCCTGGCCGGTCAGCCAGTTCATCAGCGAAAGGCGCGAGGTCAATTGCATGCGCCATTATGGCGTGCATTCGTGACGGGCGAAAGGCGCAAGCCACGCGTAAGCCGAGCGCGAGGTTCCCCCTCCCGCGCAGGTCGAATATGCCGCAGCCCCGGTTGACGCACTCGCCGCGCGGGCGGCAAATGCTCATGATG from the Bradyrhizobium sp. WBAH42 genome contains:
- a CDS encoding DUF6151 family protein, with protein sequence MDRQIELRCRCGGVCAVVTGVSRQTVNRVVCYCDDCQAFAHQLGRADLLNAKGGSDIVQVAPSTLTFVQGQDRIAGVRLTPKGLYRWYASCCNTPVGNTLSPSIPFVGIIAQAFEGGTPAVDEVAGAPIGAILGKYAVGEPPAGATGLNLSLILRAIGKVLAWKLRGKASPHPFFKRATREPIYPITVLSREQREALRPLCGPQPNAQAAG
- a CDS encoding RDD family protein, whose translation is MSYSGSPNDGGAWRNDGAMQPHAYDPDLHPDLFRGVATRRVFAFLIDMVVISVPVILGYIFIALFGVVTLGIGWALFWIAWPASVIWAIVYYGASIGGPSSATVGMRLMDLELRTWYGAPGYFVLGATHAVLFWVTVSFLSPFVVLVGLFNGRRRLLHDFVLGTVVINNSVRIPAPQAARTW
- a CDS encoding arginyltransferase, whose product is MTQHSRDTPQFYLTAPSPCPYLPGRHERKVFTHLVGDRAGDLNDLLTHGGFRRSQSIAYRPACDQCRACVSVRVIANEFRPSRNFRKVMARNADIIGEQRSAVPTSEQYSVFRAYLDARHRHGGMADMTVLDYAMMVEDSHVETRIIEYRKRGPDSGITGRGEELIAVALTDVLSDGLSMVYSFFDPGQVSRSMGTFMILDHIARARRQGLPYVYLGYWIEGSKKMDYKARFLPQQRLAPSGWLRVDAQGDTASEPQD
- a CDS encoding Nramp family divalent metal transporter, which encodes MDARSPHMTPDVAGWRTDAPTTKSLAEVNSTVAIPAAGRWWRRLLAFVGPGYLVSVGYMDPGNWATDLAGGSKFGYTLLSVILLSNLMAILLQSLAARLGIVTDRDLAQACRATYSPAVNFLLWLACEAAIIACDLAEVIGTAIALKLLFGIPLIGGALLAALDAFLLLILMNRGFRFLEAFVIALLAVIAVCFVVQIAAAAPPVAEVLRGFVPKSEIFTNSDMLYIAIGIIGATVMPHNLYLHSSIVQTRAYERNDTGRREAIKWATTDSTIALMLALFINAAILVVAAATFHKSGHSDVAEIGQAFELLSPLLGLGVASTLFAVALLASGLNSTVTATLAGQIVMEGFLNLRLPSWARRLLTRGIAIVPVIIVTAIYGERGTADLLVFSQVVLSMQLPFAVIPLVRFVSDRRKMGQFAIPTSVAAVAWIVAGVIVILNVKLLADTLFG
- a CDS encoding MFS transporter, with amino-acid sequence MSTPPRLPDTFNRLAWSNLAAQSAEQIALAAAPIVAVLTLGVAEGQTGLLQTALTLPFVLFAIPAGVLADRISRRRLMASAEALRAVALATVVLLLALGALNLPLLALLGFAAVCGTVVYSVAAPALVPSLVSSDLLPAANARIELARTIAFASGPALGGALVGWWGASPAFGFAAALSAIAVVLLSGIYEPARAPAPRRHPLQDVREGAAFVFHHPLLRPVFITQFIFNTGWFLQIAVFVPYAVRHLGLSAAGVGTVLTMYGVGMVIGALLATRVMQRIAFGTVVGLGPVTGFVAALVMASTVLFPSPWLAGLSFFLLGVGPILWVISTTTLRQSVTPPRLLGRVSAINIMSYGARPLGSALGAIVGGFWSAEACLYLAAAVFGVQALVILLSPAVGLDRQPAMVGDEAAARC
- a CDS encoding adenylate/guanylate cyclase domain-containing protein yields the protein MQLTSRLSLMNWLTGQGLTGLPENELLRGFCERCCAEGLELSRGLVVIDTLHPIYEGRGFRWSDRPSNESDAFEYGSTADGDAAKSWRRSVFFHMLENGDDEMVIDLADAPSMDFSQIGELAEKGHKHYLAFVHRFGENGALGLMDCLYSCWTTRRESGFSGLELEALRDLVPVLGLAIKSAQQVDIARTLGRVYLGRDASEQVLRGRISRGVTERINAVLWYSDLRGSTGISESIGPDEIIPFLNDYAQAVIDPIHEAGGDVLKLIGDGVLAMFWGEDMADARRAALRAEHLFRKNVAALNERRAAEGRPTTSAYIGLHVGEVFYGNIGSEDRLDFTVVGPTVNEVSRIASMSRSVDRELLASSEFYKGLDAAGRRYLVSTGRYALRGIGRAQDLYTLDPEVDASEPVRGSYERYLAG